ACGATGAGAACCAGGCCCTGATTGGAATATACTGTTGTACTGGTCGGATTTtagtagcttgaaataaatatgaataacggTGTTAAAGAAGAGACGGAAGAAGACAAAAGGGGCTACTTTCTGTAAAGGAAGATTTACACTATAAAGGGGTTGACATGTCGTTTCTATTGCctctctggtttttttgaaagctagtttgagaaaaattaaacaaatttgccacttttctctactttttctcaactagcttttgagagaacaaaaactatctggaagaaaataaaaaagagtagcaaaaatcttcctctacaaaacAGTTCGAACAGAatttgcctttaaaaaatatgagcTGAGTTATTGGACTTTGTTTGAACTCATTCAGATTTTGACGCGCAGCCGACgcagaaaatctgagattgcgcacttttttttcgttgcgagATTACGGCCGCTCAGTTAAGGTACTCGAtgccatattttgatagagcGTGTGCGAAAACCGTCAACCGCAAATTTTGGTCTCTGTAGGTGTTATGGttttctcaaaagctagttgagaaaaactcgaaaatttgaggcaaaatttagaatttctcTCAACtgggtttcaaaaaaaaaactaagaaagctacaagcaccaaactttgtataaatatagaagaaatatctCTCTCTACTAAACGCAGCCAGCcttattgcataaaattcacttcGGTGAtcgatattcagaaactcatGGAGCCTTCTCTGGATTAGTTCTAATTCCGCctgcagatgtttttttttcgctgagtAGTGGcatcgaaattgctttttcgagtGATAAAACAAATTCGTCGCTGTCGGATGAGAAATGCCCTCTTTTAACTCCCGCacactaaatgcaaaaattccacTTCTGTCAGGGATTAATCTCTAACTTTTGCAATAAAAACTTCGGCAATTCACGTTGTGCCATTGAGTGTTATAGAACTGCGGCCTCGATCACTTTCAGCGAACCATTGGTACCGGATACTCACTCTTTGATTCCTTCTCTcatactcaatattttccattttcttagtgaattgaaaaaaaaaccaacttacTCGGAAGCGATGCCGCAACTCTTCGTTCAGAACGTTTTGAATAAtttacactctttttcttaCCTTCGTGCTCATGACCTCTCGCATTTAGCCTAATCTGGATGTCTTTCATTTGCTAATTATTTTCCCAAACTAGTCTCGGACGAAAGGTGTAAAATTATATCAGCAAAATCGTAAAAAAGTACTTCACGCCATCTATTTTCCCAACGTTTTGCATCCCTTAATATGAGTTTATTTAAAGTCGTCAATCTCCCCGTCTTTTTCAccttgctctcttcattttttcgccTCTACTGACAAGCCTTGCGACCCCCCTCAAGCTCCGACACTCCTCTTCCGACCACCtgctgagaaattctcaacgcacgCTTGAGCCTGACCAACCGTCGCTCCATTGGTGGAACACTACGCCTCTCAAAatggcgaaaaagccgaagcATCAAGCTGATGAAAATTCATCTAGAAACCTCAAAGGCACACTTGTAGAAAACAGAAGTATGCCGAGGTTccaagaaacagaaacatttgAACTAGCtctttttcatatatttgtGGTACTTTTTACATATCTACTaacccatttcttcctacgcGAATGTTGTGAATTTTTCAGGCTGCATCTTCGAAATATATTCTTTCTATGTTTCCGTATCCTTCGGGTTCTTTACATATGGGCCATATGCGAGTATATACTATCTCTGATGTTACTGCAAGATATTTTCGTTTGAACGGATTTAATGTAAGTGGTTAAATTCTCTACTTTCTTGTTAAAGGTACGGTTTCATTTTCAGACCATACATCCTATAGGATGGGATGCATTTGGATTACCGGCTGAAAACGCTGCTCGAGAAAGAGGAGTAGATCCAAGAAAGTGGACCATCTCGTATGCTTTACTACAGGGTTGTGTTGGGTAATGGGAAGTTTGTGAGCCCCGTTAGTCAGGAAAGGCTCGGTGCTTTCACACAGGATTcgctggtaccaacttatgcTTAGTTATCTGGGGGAGAGTGTTCTACCTCAGCGTGATAAGACCTTGTTCGTCTCTGATCGTTGCTGAAATATAAACTAAATGCAAACAGACTGTTTCCATAGCTTTTCTACAAATGCAGAACGTAATGAGCAAACATGACTAGGTGTACAGTGTGCGGCATTTTAAGCACGTCAAATTGCTTCATTGTGCCCAGCTTCTTccgtttgaagaaaaattgaaaatagaaatcgTGATATGGTGTGGCGCCCCAAATTGTGAAAGTGTAAATGAAAGTTtccctcattttttaaaatgaagttCAGCAACAAAGGTTTCATAAAAATGAGTGAGCTTATAATAATGAAGATAAAAATACGTACGAATTCCTTTTTCAGTAACATTGAGTCCATGAAAAGTCAGCTGCTACAAACAGGGATTATCTTTGACTGGGACAGGGTATGCTGTTACTCTACGCTAATTAACAGTAACGTCCGTCAACAATGTGAGCCTCTACAAGCCAGCGAAGTTAATCTTAAGTCCACTTGTTCCAGGAATTATCCACTTGCGAACCGTCTTATTATCGTTGGACACAGTGGATATTTTTACGACTGCACGAGAGAGGCCTTTTGAGGCGAAACCTCGCAGAGGTACGCCGAAGGGGTTTAGGTCCGCTACGTTTGGAGAATCAGGGAAACCAGatgaaataagaattttaCTAAAAGGAGACTTTGAAGGATTTGCTGCCTCATTCTGTCCtatatttttctaattgcTTTAAAAAGGAACTAACTGACTATCTTGACTCTTTCTTTTAGGTAAATTGGGATCCCGTAGATAACACTGTTCTTGCTGCTGAACAGATTGATTCAGAAGGTAGAAGTTGGCGCAGTGGAGCGGTAGTTGAAAAACGGAAGTTGCGACAGTGGATGGTGGAGACACCTCGTTATGCAAAGGTCTGCTGTTCTTTAAACGTCGGTGAAGAAGTAGCAATTaatgatttcttcattttagcGACTAAGCGATGGATTACAACGCCTGAGCGAGTGGCATGAGGTTGCTGATATACAGTCTAACTGGATCGGCAAATGTGATGCTTATCGGTTCTTATTTCCACTTAGGGTTAGGTTCATCATCTTTGCTTAATGTGATCCTAGTTTTTCCTGCTTGCGTTACAAGAACAATTGCTAGTATTTTACTGCATTATAATACGATTGCCAAAGGTTTTCGTTAACCTTTTTAactcatttcttcttgataCCATTTGAAGGACGATCATCATCAGTCCATGGAAGAACTGTTGGATCTACGAGTAGCGGACCCTATTTCAGTTGCACAAGCTAAGTTCATTGTCCTCCGCCATCGTCATCCGTTGTCTGATCACAAACGAAGCAACGCAGATTCACCATGTATGGAGTTCTTCCTCTGCTGTTTGAGTTAGCTCAGATGTGCTTTTGATTTCAATTAAAGACTTTGCAGATTGTATTGGCGTATGTGCTCTTAATGGTATTTCTGGAGTTTGGATGCCTATTGTTGTTGTTCCTGAGGATTACGATGGTCCAGAGATGAATTTAGATGCAAGGTTGCTGGACTAGGTTTCTTGACTCCGCTTCcagtttcttcagaaatttctgTAGATGTGGCGATATGGTTGCCGATTCTACTCTTCTGGAGCAATTTAAAATCGTGCAGGATAAGAAGGGGTCGATGCCAATGAGTCTCAATGATGTGCAAGAAATTGCTGCGGTAGGTCTCCATCCTACAATATTTCTTTGTGTGTCATGGATGGGTTCTTATATTCATCTGTAAAAGTCTTCTtgtaaattataattttagttTGGTGGATATGGTGGATACATGACCTCTAGGACACTGCAAGACTGGGTTGTCAGTAGGTATGGACGCTAGAAAACGCTTTTGATAGAGAGTTATCACCAAAATTCCTAGACAACGTGCATGGGGAACACCGATCCCGATGATTTTGAGCGCAGATGGCAAGACGGCTGTGCCCCTTGCGGAAGATCAACTGCCTCTTCTTCAAGGACAGATGGCTGGAAAAGAAGTTGCCTGTGataggttgtttttttttgtacttttccaACTTAGTgggaaactttttttcaagtttgtaTCCTTTAGGCTGGACGGTGCGAAAGGATTCTATGACCCAGACACGTTGGACACATTTTTTGATTCTGCATGGTGAGTCTGCATGCGTTACTTCTTTAGACGTGAGGTGCAGTTAGTCCATTTGGTTTCAATCTTTGATTTTGAATCTTAGTATCAACGTGGGACCTTTTTTATGTGCAGTCATTGCTGTAAAAGTCATCAAAGCGAGTGGAAATGATGAAAGGAGCACCTATGGCtttatagttgttttttttttcataatgatAGTGATCAGCTTCTTTCGTAATGCAAAGGAGGTCAGGGTTGCTGCAATCTCCCACAACTAGAAACCTTACTTATATATCGATCATTTGGTACGTTTTCATTGCCGCGAGACGGGTGTTGCGCAGTGGCAGGACGTTTCGCTGCGACCGACAGTTCAAAACCCTAGAACCAACCAAGCACTACTTCACTGCCGGATCGATAAATCATAGACTTCTTTGGAAGtgcaaaaacactgacttggtacaTCGGTttggccccgcaagtcattactTAGATCGCAATACGTGTTTATAATTCTAACTATGGTGAACTGAAGTCGACTTTGATGCATTGCAAAgcgattgatcaacgccaatcactgtatcctttattctttgtcTTATTCCTAGCGTTCTCTGTTTTTGTACTGTGATGCTGTGACAGATGTATTAATAACTTCATTCATTCTCAGTAGCAGTTCGCATAGGGATTTGGAAGCAGAAATTTGAATCCAATCTACCCAATAGAGTCCAACAAAGTGTTCGTGTTCATCTGTAAGATTCAATCACGGTTTAGAGGGTGAACGTTAGATTAATTCGTTGAGCCAGATTTTTGTTGTCGACTTTTGACTTGACTTTTAGCGTGATCATACTCGTTGCAACTTATTAAataccaaaataaaaaaaaaattagaaagcaaCTCATAAAGaagtacaaaaattaaaaaccttCCGAACCATCTGACTGCACGTTTGATGATTCGATGccgccccagtgccaaccaaccctttcataCCTGCGGGGTctacaaattggtaccagacttgtgtgaaaggacaaaaacagtgacttgatacatcggtgTTGCTTGTAGGCGCGAGGAGATGCTATgttatttttctccttctaaATACGACTAAAATCTCCAGAAATCTCCGTAATTTTATTGTGGAAATCTTGGTGGCTTCTCCATTGTTTCGTTCCCTAGTGGTTATTATTTTCGTAGCAGTTTTATGTCTAGCTGCAACAACAAATTTACTTTTCTTCGATTGGTTTTTTTAGGTATTACCTGCGTTATCTTGATCCAACCAATGAAAAAGCACCACTATCTCCTGAAGCTGCTACCAGAATGCCGGTCGACATTTATGTGGGCGGAATTGAACATGGTTTGATCACCCACGCTcaatttgtatttctttcaaatttttgcctttttcagCCGCTGTACACATGTTCTTCGCGCGATTCATCTCGTACTTCTTGACAGATATCGGATTAACGCAGGTGTTTGAGTTTTTATTCCTTGCTTCCAGTAATACTAAGGCAGTAGCGATGAAAAATGTTTCCTCGGAAGGATTGACCTTTCCTTCTAATTGTGGTTGTAAAAATGACTGCATAACAATAGGAAGAATTCATTGTTCTATCGAAAGCAATTCCGAGCAGAGTTGTTGCGCGAATAGAGGAATGTTTGTTTGAGAAGTATGATAGAGGGCTCTGAATGAGGCAGATTTTGATGTGCAATTTTTGTTGTGGTTAACAATAGAATTATTGTTAACCAcaacaaagaacaacaaaattatttcttctagaaattgGATTTGTGAACAGTCGTCATTTTGGCGAAGCTGAAACAAACATGAACAATATTTAGCTCCTTTTTGAATACTATTTCAATATTATCTACTTTCGCAATACTGCACtagatattttttgatttaggAACCTGAACCGTTTAAAAACCTTATACCTCAAGGAATTGTTCGTGGAAAAACTTACACAGATTCTAGTGGAAAATATGTGCCGAGCGATGATGTCATTATAAAAGGTGACCTTTTCATACGAATCGGATTGTCGAAAACAGTTTTACTGATTTCAACATTGATTTGATTGATCACTATTAGATTTCTCTATTTTAGTAGGACAGGTATCTTAGGACTTTGCAGCTTTTCCAGATATGTTGCCGTAACTTCGGGAGAAGTATCATtggatttgttttcattttaatgaTTCTACCTCTACAATgccagtaattttttctcgcgaccaaaaaaaaaggagtaataAATGATGTAGTATAAATTAGGAGTAAACTGGGGTCTACACAAACTATGAGCTCTGCGTGTCTTTCTTTCCAAtaggtttgaagaaaaatgttagtgTTCGAGTAGAAACACAACAGCGCGAAAGAGAGTAatatcttccttctttttctcttctatggATTATGCTCCCGTACCAGTTCTCAAATTTTGCATCCACCACCTTTTTGTTGCTTCTTGTTTCAATATATTCATCTCCTTTTCAGATCTTTTAATGCTCTCAATCTGTCGTTAGGTGATCtgcttaatattttatttattttttgtttatcgcctcatatatttacattattttcctACGCTTAGAACGTTGTTGATGTCGGATGAACGTTGTTgaactgcaaatttttattgttaaagAAACCATGTATAGGACCATTTTAACTTAAGTTTGCTTTGCAATGATAATTAGGAAAGTTATGGATTTTCAGAGAATAGCAAATTAATATGGAAAAGAGAGATATTTCAAATACCGAAGGATTTGTCCCAGTAAAATATGTCATTTTATGACTTTATTCCGACAAATAGATGAGCGCTCTAACACGTTTGAATTCCAATAACTATGTATACacgtatatttttttttagagaataaTTGGTTTGATAAGGATGGTCGCCAGCTGAACATGGTTTTTGAGAAGATGAGCAAATCCAAAAGGAATGGTAAGCGTCAAAATTGTTggaatttaatttcattttcagctCCTTCTtcaaaagcagcgtatcacgattttgacgttgTGCGAAACCCACCGCGAAAGCATAAAGTTCGGGTAGTAGGTTGAGGAGCTCAGCGTGGTTCGGCTCGTCTctctaattgtcgtaaaaaacggtgtaGGAACCATTTTAGTCTTTACGAGGTACTTTAGAACGCCTCTCTATGTACATGTTACATTCacgtcccctcagcagcctattcattggtttcacttgaaaaggCCAGTGAGAAGACATAACTGATTTTTCTCGTGACCGTTCGCTCGtgtatgcggcgcgtgcaaagGCGCATCGCAACTaaaatcatcgtaaaaaacggcgtcttccgcgccgtttttcaaaGAGAGGAAAGCGGAATAACGTAAACTACTACCCAAACTCTACATTTTCGCTGTGCGTTCCTTgtcacgtcaaaatcgtgacaCCCTGCCTTtgtggaaagaaatttttaatttgttgtcTAAAGTTCACAAAATGTTCGACCAGTTGCTTTAGACAGACAATTTTCTTGAACTATGATAGTTCTCCTCCAGTTCGATCAAATTCATCAAACGCTTTGCAAATTGAAATTGCACTTCGATTAAATTCGATCATAGTAGAGTAACAGGTGAAGAAAGTAAGTTCATTGATTTGTTACAGGCGTTGGAAATACCATGCAGAATTTCTATAGTATTTCcagttatttttgttttgcttgaaATTGCAGAGTATACGTGTCAGTTAGTAAAGACGGGTTCTTCTGAATTATGATAGTTCAAAAAGTTCTCTAGGTTTAGGTGTTGACCCGCTTGATGTTCTGAAAAAACACGGAGTTGATATGACTCGCCTTCAGCTTCTCGATTCTGCAGCCCCACGACAAGCGATTAATTGGGAAGAATCAGGTCTTAGATTAAGTACTTTGTGGCTGGCGCTTCGTCATTCTCACAGTTAGTTTTGAAGACCACAAAGGGCTGAGAAAATGGTTGGATCGTGTAGCTTGGATTGTTTCCGCCTATGTAGATGAAAGGAGAAAAGCAATCGATACTCGGCAGAAGTCTCGCATCAACGTCACGCTTGAAAGAATTTTGCGtgaaaattacaattttttcgtGCGAAATGTTAGTTTTATTTCAGTTGAAAACCTCGCGCTACGATTTAAAATGCATCTAGAGATAATGTTTTGATATGATCTTAGGTTTCAATGTGCCTGGAAGTGTTGAACTTACATAACACTGCTTTGGCTCGTCTCCAAGGGTTCACGAACGCTCTTAGGGTAGGTcctccgctcatttctccttaTCTCAATATTCAAAACCGGATCATTTGCTTGTGGTTGTAGAAAGTGGATCCCTCAGTTTTTGGAAACAGTCCAGAAGCGGAGAGGTGTGTCTATGCTTTGATTACGATGATGCAGGTTTGTGGAATAGATTTGCCTTCATGCTTACAAGAAATTTCTGGGGCATTCAAGGGAACACTTATTTGCTAAGGTCTATACACCATATTCGGCTGCTGAAATGTGGGCGGCCCTTCTTTCTGTCCCACCAATAAGGGCGTCTCTGATATCATCTTGTCCTCTTGATGAAGTGCCGTGGCCCCAAGTCGATTCTGACTGTGACATTGACTTTATTCTTGTCGTAAGTTCTTGATTCCCGTCCCTTTTGCGGCAACTACCAACTACATGTTTTCATCTCGAAACAAATCAGGTAAATGGCGTTGGCTGCGGACGTGTTGCTGTTCCCAGACAAGAAGTCGAACACCTTCCTTTTGAAAAGTTAATACAACGCGCTAAAACACAGGAGCATCGAGATGTCCTGGAGAAACTGAAAGAGAGGGACCTTAAGATCCAGTCCATAACGAGCACTAGTCGAGAAGGTAAGTTAACTGGAGTGTTATTAATTTGTGCACTGATATCCAACGCCACATTTGA
The Necator americanus strain Aroian chromosome I, whole genome shotgun sequence genome window above contains:
- a CDS encoding hypothetical protein (NECATOR_CHRI.G2365.T1), with the protein product MAKKPKHQADENSSRNLKGTLVENRSMPRFQETETFELALFHIFVAASSKYILSMFPYPSGSLHMGHMRVYTISDVTARYFRLNGFNTIHPIGWDAFGLPAENAARERGVDPRKWTISNIESMKSQLLQTGIIFDWDRELSTCEPSYYRWTQWIFLRLHERGLLRRNLAEVNWDPVDNTVLAAEQIDSEGRSWRSGAVVEKRKLRQWMVETPRYAKRLSDGLQRLSEWHEVADIQSNWIGKCDAYRFLFPLRDDHHQSMEELLDLRVADPISVAQAKFIVLRHRHPLSDHKRSNADSPYCIGVCALNGISGVWMPIVVVPEDYDGPEMNLDARCGDMVADSTLLEQFKIVQDKKGSMPMSLNDVQEIAAFGGYGGYMTSRTLQDWVVSRQRAWGTPIPMILSADGKTAVPLAEDQLPLLQGQMAGKEVACDRLDGAKGFYDPDTLDTFFDSAWYYLRYLDPTNEKAPLSPEAATRMPVDIYVGGIEHAAVHMFFARFISYFLTDIGLTQEPEPFKNLIPQGIVRGKTYTDSSGKYVPSDDVIIKENNWFDKDGRQLNMVFEKMSKSKRNGVDPLDVLKKHGVDMTRLQLLDSAAPRQAINWEESDHKGLRKWLDRVAWIVSAYVDERRKAIDTRQKSRINVTLERILRENYNFFVRNVSMCLEVLNLHNTALARLQGFTNALRKVDPSVFGNSPEAERCVYALITMMQVYTPYSAAEMWAALLSVPPIRASLISSCPLDEVPWPQVDSDCDIDFILVVNGVGCGRVAVPRQEVEHLPFEKLIQRAKTQEHRDVLEKLKERDLKIQSITSTSREGFHITLNVILEGNVDPKDISQILNDLAPKWRALSAKKKRAQA
- a CDS encoding hypothetical protein (NECATOR_CHRI.G2365.T2), giving the protein MPRFQETETFELALFHIFVAASSKYILSMFPYPSGSLHMGHMRVYTISDVTARYFRLNGFNTIHPIGWDAFGLPAENAARERGVDPRKWTISNIESMKSQLLQTGIIFDWDRELSTCEPSYYRWTQWIFLRLHERGLLRRNLAEVNWDPVDNTVLAAEQIDSEGRSWRSGAVVEKRKLRQWMVETPRYAKRLSDGLQRLSEWHEVADIQSNWIGKCDAYRFLFPLRDDHHQSMEELLDLRVADPISVAQAKFIVLRHRHPLSDHKRSNADSPYCIGVCALNGISGVWMPIVVVPEDYDGPEMNLDARCGDMVADSTLLEQFKIVQDKKGSMPMSLNDVQEIAAFGGYGGYMTSRTLQDWVVSRQRAWGTPIPMILSADGKTAVPLAEDQLPLLQGQMAGKEVACDRLDGAKGFYDPDTLDTFFDSAWYYLRYLDPTNEKAPLSPEAATRMPVDIYVGGIEHAAVHMFFARFISYFLTDIGLTQEPEPFKNLIPQGIVRGKTYTDSSGKYVPSDDVIIKENNWFDKDGRQLNMVFEKMSKSKRNGVDPLDVLKKHGVDMTRLQLLDSAAPRQAINWEESDHKGLRKWLDRVAWIVSAYVDERRKAIDTRQKSRINVTLERILRENYNFFVRNVSMCLEVLNLHNTALARLQGFTNALRKVDPSVFGNSPEAERCVYALITMMQVYTPYSAAEMWAALLSVPPIRASLISSCPLDEVPWPQVDSDCDIDFILVVNGVGCGRVAVPRQEVEHLPFEKLIQRAKTQEHRDVLEKLKERDLKIQSITSTSREGFHITLNVILEGNVDPKDISQILNDLAPKWRALSAKKKRAQA